Genomic segment of Gloeocapsa sp. PCC 7428:
ACAAAGTATGCAGCTGGGGAAAGAAACTTTAGTGGCGAAAACTTGCGCTCCGCTGATTTAACACGCGCAACACTCAATGCAGCCGACTTAAGTGAAGCGATTTTAAGCGAAGCAATTTTAACTCAAGCTGAATTGAGCGAAGCAAACCTCAGCCGCACAATTTTGACAAAAGCCGACTTAACCGAAGCTGTGTTAGCCGGAGCTAAACTAACTGGCGCAATTTTAACCGAAGCAGAACTTAGCCGCGTCAATTTATACGATGCTTTTATGCTGGGTGTGAACTTGACGGGAGCGAATGTAACAGAAGGTAACTTGGGTGGGGCTAACTTAAGCCAGGGAAATCTGAGTGGCGTGAATTTGAGTGGCGCAAACTTAGCTCAAGCAAACTTGAAAGGAGCCAACTTAACCGAGGCAAACTTAAGTAAAGCAGATTTAACGGAAGCCGATTTAAGTGGCGCAGATTTGAGTGGTGCGACTTTGAGTGGTGTGATTTTGAGTGATGCTAACTTAAGTGATGCAATTCTCAGTCGCGCAATTCTAACTCTCGCAGTCTTGCAAGGAGCAAATCTGAGTGGTGCTGTGTTGAGTGGCGTCAATTTAACCGAAGTCAACTTAGAAGGCGCAAACCTAAGTAACGCTGTCCTAACAAGTGTGAACCTCACTGAGGTAGACTTGAGTCAAACAAATTTAAGTGGAGCAACCATGCCTGATGGTAGCACCTATGAGTAAATCGCTCGAATATCACAGATGTAGCTTAAGCAAATTAAAACTAATTGGTGCAACAAGTGCGATCGCGCTTTTCTTAGAAGAATCAAATATCTAGCTGCTCAATAGTCTGGCGAAGAACTTTACCCGAATGTTGTAATTGCTCTAGTTCAGTTGAATTTAACGCCAGATTCAGAACCCTCGTTACGCCCTCGCGGTTAACTACCGCAGGTAAACTCAAACACACATCATTGATACCATGAATACCGTTAATCAAACTGCTGACAGTTAAAACTCGGTTTTGATTGCGTAAGATTGACTGTACAATTTGGGCTACTGCTAAACCAATCGCGTAGGAAGTTGCGCCTTTACGCTGGATTATTTCGTAAGCAGCGTTCTTGACTTGTGCAAAAATTTCTTGTAGCTGTGGCTCGATTGGTTTACCTGGTTCATAATTTTCATCAAGAAGATGCATTCCCGATATATTGACCTTACTCCAAACTGCAACTTCGCTGTCACCGTGTTCGCCAATAATATAAGCGTGTAAACTACGCGGATCAAGTTGTAACTTTTCAGCTAACAAGTAGCGAAAACGCGCCGTATCTAAAACGGTTCCCGAACCAATCACACTAGAACTAGGTAGCCCAGAAATTTTGCGACAGACATACGTCATAATGTCTACTGGATTGGTAACAATCAGCAAAATTGCTGTGGAACAGAATTTAACAACTTCTGGAATTAAGTTTTGAAAAATTTCTACATTTCTATTCACTAAATCTAAGCGAGATTCTCCTGGCTTTTGCTTGGCTCCAGCCGTGATAATCACAATATCTGCATTCTCACCATCAGCTAAAGTTCCCGCTCTAATGAGTGTTGGTTCAACAAAAGGTAATCCATGATTTAAATCCATGACTTCCCCTTCTAATTTATGCTGATTGACATCAACGATAATCATTTCATCGAGGAGATTTTGAATAAGTAGAGAATAAGCACAAGCCATCCCTACTTGACCTGCACCAATAATGACTCCTTTACGAGGTTGGCGAACAATCGGCGAAAATTTTTCTTCTGATGAGGATGTAAATAAGTTGTCAAAAACCATACAATTAACCGCTGTATTAAGTACATCTCTGCGCTCTGTTTAGGGCAAATATAAGTTTTGATAATATCGTTATATAGCCCCTAAACTTCATCTTTCTCAGGGTACAGGATTTTCGGCAAACCGTAGTGCAAACATCATAAATTATGGCTGCAACTCTATAGCTATGGAGAAGTGCAATGATGAACAATACAAAAGCAACGAACGAAGATTGGTTTAATGTAGGGAAATCTGATGCCTATGCGGGAAAACCTAAAACGCCACCAGAAGATGCTGAATCGGCAAGTATGTATGACCTAGGTTATAGTGAAGGCGAAATTACCCGTCCGCCAACTGAAACTCCAGAAACTGAAGAGAAAGAGTAGTTAGACAGCACCTAACGCTAAAGTTATTGTGCATCAACGCGATCGCACAGCATCACTCTGCATAATATTAAATAAGTTGTATACCTTTATTGTTGACATAACTTATAGCTCTAGCCGCTAGACTTGACCGTCAGAATTGCAGTAAACTTAAATCAGTTTATAGCTTGAAGTGGCACGAACCTAAGTAACCTCAGCCAGAAGCAAGCCAAGTTAAGAGCAACCTTGTTGAGTGTGACATCATCGTCAGAACTTGGTTGTCGAAATAAGAGTCAATTGAATCGGTAAAATAGAATACTTCAGTCTGCTGGAATAAACATGGCAAATACTGGCTGACAACTTGATTCAAGCCATACTGCATACTATCGATCTACGACTAGTAGTATCGTTTAACACTATCGCCAGAGACAGGAGGCTTAAATGGAAAGCTTCGATTTTGTGATTCTGGGAGCAGGATTAGGTGGACTTTCAGCAGCAGCGTGTTTAACTCGGCAAGGACATCAAGTAGCAGTACTAGAAAAACACTACTTACCTGGTGGATGCTGCCATACCTTCGATTACGGCGAATATAGCTTTTGTGCTGACGTACACTATATTTCACAATGCGCTTCAGGACAAGCGATCGCGCAGTTTCTCAATTACATTGAACGCGATGTCGAATTTAACTCGCTCGATCCTGACTGTATTGACCGAGTGATTACACCCGAAGCTGATTTTAAAATTCCTTTAGGATGGGAGAACTTGCGATCGCGCCTTGTAGCAACTTTTCCCGAAGAAACGGACGCGATCAACCGTTATTGCGATGCCATTAAACAATTACATCAAGAAATGCACAGTTTAGTGCGCGAGGTCAGTTGGTTCGATCAAAAATGGTCTGATTGGTTAAAACTACCGAAATACTGGAACTTATTTACTAAGCGTAATTGGACGCTACAAGACCTCTACAATCGCGTCGGGCTATCGCCAAAGCTGCAAGCTATCTTAGCAGGTCAAAGTGGCGATTATGCCCTTCCACCGAATGAAATCGCCTTGCTAACGCATACTGCGCTTGTTTGGGACTATTCTGAAGGTGCTTATTATCCGAAGCATCACTTCAAGCACTTTGTAGAAACGATTGTTGAAGCTATCAAAGCAGGCGGTGGTGTTGTGCAATTATCCACTCCAGTCGAACACATTGAAGTCAAACAGCGCCAAGTGCAAAGCGTCACTGCTGGAGGGAAAACTTATCAAGCAAGTGTTGCTTACATTAGCGACCTTGACCCAAAACTAACGGTACAGTTGATGCATAACACCCATGCATTAAGTCAGCAAGAATTGAAGCGTCTGACAGGTTATGAATATTCAGCCAGTGCTTTCAACATTTACTTAGGTTTAGATTCCAGGTTTGACCCGCAAAGATATGGCATTGGCAACTGGAATATTTGGTATTACCCTAACAGCGACCTCAATCAAGCGTATCAACAACAATTATTAGGTAACTTGCATCATCCTTGGATTTTCCTCTCTTGTCCTACAATGAAATCGCATGAACCAGGAATGGCTCCTCACGGTCATCATGTTTTAGAAATTGCGACTGTTTGTCCTTATGAGCCATTTAAACAGTTGCATGATGATCCAAAAGCTTACAAAGCCAAAAAGCGCGAAGTTTATCAGCAGATCATGGCAAGTGTGCGCGATTTGATTCCGGATGTTGATACTTACGCTCGGATGAAAGTTCCTGGTACTCCGACAACGAGTGAATATTATTTAGGACAACCGCAGGGGAATATCTATGGTGCAAAGCTTACACCAAGGCAGGTAGGCTTAAATCGTCTGGGATATCACACCGAATTGCCAAATCTTTTCTTAGTGGGAGCTAGTGCAGGCTATCCCAGTGTACCTGGCGTGATTGGTAATGGCATGGATGTGGTGGAACTGCTGACAGGGCAATCTGTCTGGAATCATCAAAAGGCGATCGCATCCGAGGAGTTAGTGTACCAATAAACTGCGATCGTTGTAAGTGGCTGAAACTCTTTATCTATAAGCTTTTTTTAATCAAAAAGCCCAAATCGAATTGCATTCAATTTCCCCCAATTCAGTACAGATGTACTATAATAAATGAAGTAGATTCATCGAGCCTCCGCATAAGCAATCAATGGCTCTACGGCGTATTAACCAAAGATGGACTCAAGCCCTATGACGAAACACTATCTTCTTAGCCTTAATCCAACAGCCAAGCATGACTGGGATCGTTGCGCTTTACGCGATCCGATTACCGCTAAGCGCCCAGAGCTAGCAAAATTGATTGCCGAAGCTGTTGGTGCAGAACCAGGTACTTACCTTGTGTCTGTCAACATCGAAGTTAAAGTTTTGGAGCAGGCTCCCATGTATCAAACCGAGCAGCTACCAATTAACCCGACAGAACGTGCATCTACCCACGCTCAATTTAAAGAACTAGCCGCATAAACGTATCTCCTAACCCTGATCTCAGATCCCTCGTATGATGACAATGCAACTGAGTCATTACCCTGCGGCGATCGCCCAAGCTGCACAACGGGTAAACGAACTTGACTCGCAAATGATGGCGGTGCAACAACTGATTAACCGCGAAGAAGGCAATGCTGACACGCGCTCAGCGTTTGATCCAGAATTAAAAAATGACACGCAACGGCGATCGCGTCGCTTCGAGTTGCTATTAGTGAATCAAGAATACCAAACCGCACTTAATACATTAATTCAGTTAAATGCAGAAAAAGCCAACGCGCTGGCACACTTAGAATACCTTCGCAATCAGTTCAGCGTTGCTAAACTAGAGTGTCGGCGAGCGATCGCGCAACAACTCACCGATTTTGAATCGAGAGAATTAGTTGGTTTGTAACTTTAAGTACAAACTGCTTGTCATATTGCCAACAATCTAGTCATAATAATTCGTCAAGCAGTGAAGCAATCTTCGCTGCTTTTTTGGCATTTGTCGCTAGCATTCCTGAAAATGAGGAATTGTTGAGTGCGCTATTCTTCAATCAAAATAGAGTAAGTTAGTTGCAATCGTTTCATGACTCAAGTTACACCAGAAGACATTGCCAAATTTCGGGAAAAACTACAAAATCCCGACGCCGCAACCGCACTTGCAGAAATCGAAGATTGTGAGGGTAATCTCGAAGATGCCGCAATGGTGCTAGCAATTCGAGTTGGGCA
This window contains:
- a CDS encoding L-lactate dehydrogenase; this translates as MVFDNLFTSSSEEKFSPIVRQPRKGVIIGAGQVGMACAYSLLIQNLLDEMIIVDVNQHKLEGEVMDLNHGLPFVEPTLIRAGTLADGENADIVIITAGAKQKPGESRLDLVNRNVEIFQNLIPEVVKFCSTAILLIVTNPVDIMTYVCRKISGLPSSSVIGSGTVLDTARFRYLLAEKLQLDPRSLHAYIIGEHGDSEVAVWSKVNISGMHLLDENYEPGKPIEPQLQEIFAQVKNAAYEIIQRKGATSYAIGLAVAQIVQSILRNQNRVLTVSSLINGIHGINDVCLSLPAVVNREGVTRVLNLALNSTELEQLQHSGKVLRQTIEQLDI
- a CDS encoding NAD(P)/FAD-dependent oxidoreductase, with product MESFDFVILGAGLGGLSAAACLTRQGHQVAVLEKHYLPGGCCHTFDYGEYSFCADVHYISQCASGQAIAQFLNYIERDVEFNSLDPDCIDRVITPEADFKIPLGWENLRSRLVATFPEETDAINRYCDAIKQLHQEMHSLVREVSWFDQKWSDWLKLPKYWNLFTKRNWTLQDLYNRVGLSPKLQAILAGQSGDYALPPNEIALLTHTALVWDYSEGAYYPKHHFKHFVETIVEAIKAGGGVVQLSTPVEHIEVKQRQVQSVTAGGKTYQASVAYISDLDPKLTVQLMHNTHALSQQELKRLTGYEYSASAFNIYLGLDSRFDPQRYGIGNWNIWYYPNSDLNQAYQQQLLGNLHHPWIFLSCPTMKSHEPGMAPHGHHVLEIATVCPYEPFKQLHDDPKAYKAKKREVYQQIMASVRDLIPDVDTYARMKVPGTPTTSEYYLGQPQGNIYGAKLTPRQVGLNRLGYHTELPNLFLVGASAGYPSVPGVIGNGMDVVELLTGQSVWNHQKAIASEELVYQ
- a CDS encoding pentapeptide repeat-containing protein, encoding MDTDKLLTKYAAGERNFSGENLRSADLTRATLNAADLSEAILSEAILTQAELSEANLSRTILTKADLTEAVLAGAKLTGAILTEAELSRVNLYDAFMLGVNLTGANVTEGNLGGANLSQGNLSGVNLSGANLAQANLKGANLTEANLSKADLTEADLSGADLSGATLSGVILSDANLSDAILSRAILTLAVLQGANLSGAVLSGVNLTEVNLEGANLSNAVLTSVNLTEVDLSQTNLSGATMPDGSTYE